Proteins from one Impatiens glandulifera chromosome 2, dImpGla2.1, whole genome shotgun sequence genomic window:
- the LOC124923719 gene encoding eukaryotic initiation factor 4A-like codes for MTEEFFTSYDEVSESFDSMGLGENLLRGIYAYGFEKPSTIQQRGGLVSFSIGSGTGKTYSGILRQLGYGHAEIQALVLDPTFLSKIAPQRFYEMVGREDLVLAPPPRDLAPRWKMVAPHQRRCSDKGWRSKKMFSRRC; via the exons ATGACAGAGGAGTTCTTCACATCATATGATGAGGTTTCTGAAAGCTTTGATTCCATGGGCTTAGGAGAAAATCTTCTGAGGGGAATTTATGCTTATG GATTTGAGAAGCCATCCACAATTCAGCAGAGGGGGGGACTTGTTTCATTCAGCATAGGATCTGGAACTGGAAAAACCTACTCTGGGATTCTTCGGCAGCTCGGATATGGGCATGCTGAAATCCAAGCCTTAGTCCTTGATCCTACATTCCTCTCTAAGATTGCTCCGCAGCGCTTTTATGAAATGGTTGGACGTGAGGATTTAGTCCTCGCTCCTCCTCCTCGTGATCTAGCACCTCGCTGGAAGATGGTGGCGCCTCACCAGAGGAGGTGTTCTGACAAAGGGTGGCGCAGTAAGAAAATGTTTAGTCGCAGATGTTGA
- the LOC124925704 gene encoding eukaryotic initiation factor 4A-2-like — protein MAGSAPEGSQFDHKQFDAKMNDLMGEEFFTSYDEVYESFDSMGLQENLLRGIYAYGFEKPSAIQQRGIVPFIKKLDVIQQAQSGTGKTATFCSGILQQLDYGHVECQALVLAPTRELAQQIEKVMRALGDYLGVKVHACVGGTSVREDQRILQSGVHVVVGTPGRVFDMLRRQSLRADQIKMFVLDEADEMLSRGFKDQIYDIFQLLPPKIQVGVFSATMPPEALEITRKFMSKPVRILVKRDELTLEGIKQFYIMVDKEEWKLETLCDLYETLAITQSVIFVNTRRKVDWLTDKMRGRDHTVSATHGDMDQNTRDIIMREFRSGSSRVLITTDLLARGIDVQQVSLVINFDLPTQPENYLHRIGRSGRFGRKGVAINFLTKEDERMIADIQKFYNVTVEELPANVADLL, from the exons ATGGCTGGTTCTGCTCCTGAAGGTTCCCAGTTTGATCACAAGCAGTTTGATGCCAAAATGAATGATTT GATGGGAGAAGAGTTCTTCACATCATATGATGAAGTTTACGAAAGCTTTGATTCCATGGGCTTACAGGAAAATCTTCTGAGGGGAATTTATGCTTATG gttttgagaagccatCTGCAATTCAGCAGAGGGGAATTGTTCCATTCATAAAAAAGCTTGATGTGATTCAACAGGCTCAATCTGGAACTGGAAAAACTGCTACTTTCTGCTCAGGGATTCTTCAGCAGCTCGATTATGGGCATGTTGAATGCCAAGCCTTAGTCCTTGCTCCCACTCGTGAGCTTGCACAACAAATTGAGAAGGTTATGCGTGCACTTGGTGACTATCTCGGTGTTAAGGTTCATGCCTGTGTTGGTGGTACTAGTGTTCGCGAGGATCAACGCATTCTTCAGAGCGGTGTTCATGTTGTTGTCGGAACACCTGGTCGTGTATTCGACATGCTTAGGAGGCAATCTCTCCGTGCTGATCAAATCAAGATGTTTGTGCTGGATGAGGCTGATGAAATGCTTTCCAGAGGATTCAAGGATCAG ATTTACGATATCTTCCAGCTATTGCCACCTAAGATCCAGGTGGGAGTGTTCTCCGCCACAATGCCCCCGGAGGCTTTGGAAATAACAAGGAAGTTTATGAGCAAACCAGTCAGGATCCTTGTGAAACGTGATGAACTTACTCTGGAAGGTATCAAGCAGTTCTACATAATGGTGGACAAGGAAGAATGGAAGCTGGAGACTCTGTGCGATCTGTATGAAACCCTAGCCATAACCCAGAGTGTTATCTTTGTCAACACTCGACGAAAGGTGGACTGGCTAACAGACAAGATGCGTGGCCGAGACCACACAGTCTCAGCCACCCACGGTGACATGGACCAGAACACCCGTGACATCATCATGCGCGAATTCCGATCCGGTTCTTCTCGCGTTCTCATCACCACCGATCTGTTGGCCCGTGGTATTGATGTTCAGCAGGTGTCCCTTGTTATCAACTTTGACCTCCCAACTCAGCCTGAGAATTACCTTCACAGAATCGGTCGAAGTGGAAGGTTTGGGAGGAAGGGTGTGGCTATCAACTTCTTGACAAAAGAAGACGAGAGAATGATTGCGGATATTCAGAAGTTTTATAATGTGACGGTTGAAGAGCTCCCCGCCAATGTTGCTGATCTCCTCTAA
- the LOC124925962 gene encoding probable magnesium transporter NIPA9, producing the protein MWESICLTVAATAGNNIGKVLQKKGTIILPPLSFKLKVIRAYIFNKLWFAGFIMDIFGALLMLQALSQAPVSVIQPVSGCGLAVLSVFSHFYLKETMNTIDWIGIALAGIGTIGVGAGGEEQKSAPVSIFHLPLLACIVVFLFVLLNGWLHIYRRQRREQELMQSEVTEEIIYGLESGILFGMAAVISKMGFLFVEQGFSKLLIPICISISICCSGTGFVYQTRGLKHGRAIVVSTCAAVASIMTGVLAGMFVLGEQLPSSPVPCSLLLLGWFFIITGVILLVLSSKLVPYLPRVLRRLVQNGSERNFGGGRSRPGSVHASRDSSPSAIIHTTTLHHLMASPSSKEKA; encoded by the exons ATGTGGGAATCGATCTGCCTGACGGTGGCGGCCACCGCCGGCAACAACATCGGAAAAGTCCTCCAGAAGAAGGGCACCATCATCCTCCCTCCTCTCTCTTTCAAGCTCAAG GTCATTAGGGCGTATATTTTCAACAAACTATGGTTTGCAGGTTTCATTATGGATATTTTTGGGGCATTATTGATGTTGCAAGCATTATCTCAAGCTCCT GTATCTGTCATTCAACCGGTTTCTGGTTGTGGACTCGCAGTTCTTTCagttttttcccatttttattTGAAGGAAACCATGAATACCATTGACTGGATTGGTATAGCCTTAGCTGGTATTGGCACCATAG GGGTTGGGGCGGGAGGAGAAGAGCAAAAGAGTGCTCCAGTTTCGATTTTCCATTTGCCTTTGCTGGCTTGTATCGTCGTGTTCTTGTTT GTATTACTAAACGGATGGTTGCATATATATAGACGTCAACGAAGAGAACAGGAGCTG ATGCAGTCTGAAGTGACTGAAGAAATTATATATGGCTTGGAATCTGGCATTTTATTTGG GATGGCGGCTGTAATTTCGAAGATGGGATTTCTTTTTGTTGAGCAAGGATTCTCGAAATTGTTGATTCCCATTTGCATTTCAATCAGTATATGCTGTAGTGGTACTGGATTCGTATACCAG ACAAGGGGCTTGAAGCACGGGAGAGCAATCGTAGTTTCTACATGTGCGGCTGTGGCATCAATTATGACTGGAGTACTCGCCGGTATGTTTGTACTAGGTGAACAATTACCGTCTTCTCCTGTCCCATGCTCATTGCTTCTGCTTGGAtg GTTCTTTATTATCACGGGTGTGATTTTATTGGTGTTATCGTCGAAGCTGGTACCCTACTTACCTAGGGTTTTAAGGCGGTTAGTGCAAAATGGGAGTGAGAGGAATTTCGGAGGTGGTAGAAGTAGACCAGGATCTGTACATGCTTCTCGCGATTCAAGTCCAAGTGCCATTATTCACACAACAACATTACACCATTTGATGGCATCTCCATCATCAAAAGAGAAAGCTTAA
- the LOC124925406 gene encoding eukaryotic initiation factor 4A-2-like encodes MAGSAPEGSQFDHKQFDAKMNDLMGEEFFTSYDEVYESFDSMGLQENLLRGIYAYGFEKPSAIQQRGIVPFCQKLDVIQQAQSGTGKTATFCSGILQQLDYGHLECQALVLAPTRELAQQIEKVMRALGDYLGVKVHACVGGTSVREDQRILQSGVHVVVGTPGRVFDMLRRQSLRADQIKMFVLDEADEMLSRGFKDQIYDIFQLLPPKIQVGVFSATMPPEALEITRKFMNKPVRILVKRDELTLEGIKQFYIMVDKEEWKLETLCDLYETLAITQSVIFVNTRRKVDWLTDKMRGRDHTVSATHGDMDQNTRDIIMREFRSGSSRVLITTDLLARGIDVQQVSLVINFDLPTQPENYLHRIGRSGRFGRKGVAINFLTKEDERMIADIQKFYNVTVEELPANVADLL; translated from the exons ATGGCTGGTTCTGCTCCTGAAGGTTCCCAGTTTGATCACAAGCAGTTTGATGCCAAAATGAATGATTT GATGGGAGAGGAGTTCTTCACATCATATGATGAGGTCTACGAAAGCTTTGATTCCATGGGCTTACAAGAAAATCTTCTGAGGGGAATTTATGCTTATG gttttgagaagccatCTGCAATTCAGCAGAGGGGAATTGTTCCATTCTGCCAAAAGCTTGATGTGATTCAACAGGCTCAATCTGGAACTGGAAAAACTGCAACTTTCTGCTCTGGGATTCTTCAGCAGCTCGATTATGGGCATCTTGAATGCCAAGCCTTAGTCCTTGCTCCTACTCGTGAGCTTGCACAACAAATAGAGAAGGTTATGCGTGCACTCGGTGACTATCTCGGTGTTAAGGTTCATGCCTGTGTGGGTGGTACTAGTGTTCGCGAGGATCAACGCATTCTTCAGAGCGGAGTTCATGTTGTTGTCGGAACACCTGGTCGTGTATTCGACATGCTTAGGAGGCAATCTCTCCGCGCTGATCAAATCAAGATGTTTGTGCTGGACGAGGCTGATGAAATGCTTTCTAGAGGATTCAAGGATCAG ATTTACGATATCTTCCAGCTGTTGCCACCTAAGATCCAGGTGGGAGTGTTTTCTGCTACTATGCCACCAGAGGCTCTGGAAATAACAAGGAAGTTCATGAACAAACCAGTAAGGATCCTTGTGAAACGTGACGAACTTACTCTGGAAGGTATCAAGCAGTTCTACATAATGGTGGACAAGGAAGAATGGAAGCTGGAGACTCTGTGCGATCTGTATGAAACCCTAGCCATAACCCAGAGCGTTATCTTTGTCAACACTCGACGAAAGGTGGACTGGCTTACAGACAAGATGCGTGGCCGAGACCACACAGTCTCAGCCACCCACGGTGACATGGACCAGAACACCCGTGACATCATCATGCGCGAATTCCGATCCGGTTCTTCTCGTGTTCTCATCACCACCGATCTGTTGGCCCGTGGTATTGATGTTCAGCAGGTGTCTCTTGTTATCAACTTTGACCTCCCAACTCAGCCTGAGAATTACCTTCACAGAATCGGTCGAAGTGGAAGGTTTGGGAGGAAGGGTGTGGCGATCAACTTCTTGACGAAAGAAGATGAGAGAATGATTGCGGATATTCAGAAGTTTTATAATGTGACGGTTGAAGAGCTTCCCGCCAATGTTGCTGATCTCCTCTAA